The DNA segment ATGGCGACCGCACCGCCCAGCGAGTTGCCCACGAGGACGCCCGCGTCGGTTTCCCGGGCGACCGCCAGCACGTCGTCGGCGTAGGCCGAAATCGACTCCCACCCGGCGTCGGCGTCGAAGTCCTCGGAGTCGCCGTGACCGCTCAGGTCGAGCGCGGCGACCGGGCGGCGGCTCGCCAGGCGGCCGAGTTGGGCCTTCCAGACCTCGTGGGTTCCCCCCCGACCCGTGGACGCAGAGCAGCGGTCGCCCCCTCGCCGCCGCGGTCGGCGACCCTGTAGGCTGTCGTCCGACCGTGATGTGTCACCATCTCCATATCCTACGCGTTCGCGTGCGCGGAGTAACAAACCTCCGGTGCTCGTCGGTGCTCGGACTGCTCCGGTGCGCTTCGGTGTTCGGAAGGCCGAATCGGCGGCGGGCGACGCTCCGCGAGCGTCGCCCGCCGAGTTCTCCCACGGAGTTCCGCCCACGGAGTTCCGCCCGCCGACTGTCAAAGTCGGCGACGGGAGCCCGGGACCGCAATTCAGCCGTTCGAATAGCACCCCGACGCCGTATAGCGATTGTTCGTAGGAAGATTTAAATAGTAGTGTGCCTAACGTAGAGTTAGTATCAAAATGTCGCTCAAACGAGTTTCCGAGCGCGAAGACATCTTCGCGCGCCACTACCAGTACGACGACGAGGAACTGCTCGTCGCCGACCTAGGCGTCGCCGACGAGGACGCCAGCGTCGACGTGCTCGACGACGTCGCCATCGTCGTGGTCGACGACGAGGACGAACCTCGCCAGCTCGAGCTGGAGCTGCCCGACGGAGGGGCGGAAGCGTTTATCACGAACGGCGTGCTCACTATTGGGGTGAGACGATGAAGCTAACTGTCAAGCCGTTAAAACAGAAGGACGCGGGTCGCGGACTCGCCGCCGTCGACCGCCGGTCGATGCAAGAACTCGGCGTCGAGAACGGCGACTACATCGTCATCGAGGGGAGAGAGCAGGGCCGAGCCGTCGCGCGGGTCTGGCCCGGCTACCCCGAGGACGAGGGCCACGGCGTCGTCCGCATCGACGGCCAACTCCGCCAGGAGGCCGGCGTGGGCATCGACGACAAGGTCACCATCGAGAAGGCCGACGTCAAGCCCGCCAACTCCGTGACCATTGCGCTCCCGCAGAACCTCCAGATTCGCGGGAACATCGCGCCCCACGTCCGCGACAAGCTCAGCGGACAGGCCATCACCCAGGGCCAGAACGTCCCGTTCGGCTTCGGGCTGATGGGGATGGGTTCGGGGCAGTCGATTCCCCTGAAGATCGCCAACACCGACCCCAGCGGGACGGTCGTCGTGACCGACTCGACCAACATCGACATCAGCGAGCGCCCCGCCGAGGAGATCGCCTCGGGCGGCGCCAGCGGCGGCGAAGGCGCGCCGAGCGTGACCTACGAGGACATCGGCGGCCTCGAAGGGGAACTCGAACAGGTCCGGGAGATGATCGAGCTCCCGATGCGCCACCCCGAGCTCTTCAGCCGGTTGGGCATCGA comes from the Halorussus vallis genome and includes:
- a CDS encoding DUF7127 family protein, producing MSLKRVSEREDIFARHYQYDDEELLVADLGVADEDASVDVLDDVAIVVVDDEDEPRQLELELPDGGAEAFITNGVLTIGVRR